From a region of the Triticum aestivum cultivar Chinese Spring chromosome 7D, IWGSC CS RefSeq v2.1, whole genome shotgun sequence genome:
- the LOC123170688 gene encoding LIMR family protein Os06g0128200-like has protein sequence MLCFSVSLLRTAAFVFSCFYLLTTAISGEMLLCLKLVFISIYPMQWEGVLMNSFLFNVGLILLCSISVIQLSTTAFAHYAQATAAQEIFGHTLQSLCGIKYLYKYNVFQYGFFALPILTLFYYALFWCRKRKPTGRFQLSN, from the exons ATGCTCTGCTTTTCTGTG TCGCTGCTTCGGACTGCTGCTTTTGTGTTCTCCTGCTTCTATCTCCTCACCACGGCGATTTCTGGGGAAATGCTGCTTTGCCTGAAATTAGTTTTCATCAGCATTTACCCAATGCA ATGGGAAGGAGTGTTGATGAATTCTTTCCTGTTTAATGTAGGACTGATCCTACTCTGCTCCATCAG TGTGATTCAGTTAAGCACGACAGCTTTTGCGCACTACGCACAAGCAACTGCAGCTCAGGAGATCTTTGGCCACACGCTGCAGTCTCTTTGCGGAATTAAGTATCTTTACAA GTACAATGTTTTTCAGTATGGATTTTTTGCTCTTCCCATCCTCACACTCTTCTACTATGCACTTTTT TGGTGTCGAAAGAGGAAACCGACAGGAAGGTTCCAGCTCTCAAACTAA
- the LOC123166414 gene encoding uncharacterized protein: protein MFPVMFMDCWSLYILDTEKKIVMVLDPTETDPSDEMKRKHEALARKFQRRFYNLFNDKFGAGLVETTGWSFVYSLVAQHEPCTREDGVVYVVHYILEFTGLYLRSNMNQEQIEHLRKKIACEIVTMKGNKGCIPEFLYEEILD, encoded by the exons ATGTTCCCTGTGATGTTCATGGATTGCTGGTCCTTGTACATTCTCGACACTGAGAAGAAGATTGTAATGGTGCTTGATCCAACAGAGACAGATCCATCAGATGAGATGAAGAGGAAGCATGAGGCGCTGGCAAGGAAGTTCCAGCGTAGGTTTTACAACCTTTTTAATGACAAGTTTGGAGCAGGCTTGGTCGAGACGACTGGATGGTCATTTGTGTACTCGTTGGTTGCACAACACGAGCCATGCACCAG GGAAGACGGTGTGGTGTATGTCGTGCACTACATACTGGAGTTCACTGGCCTTTACCTGAGATCGAATATGAACCAG GAGCAGATCGAGCACCTCCGCAAGAAGATTGCATGTGAGATAGTGACGATGAAGGGGAATAAGGGATGCATCCCAGAGTTCCTGTACGAGGAGATCCTTGACTAA